A part of Melittangium boletus DSM 14713 genomic DNA contains:
- a CDS encoding RCC1 repeat-containing protein → MQSSPRDWLSRMLGVWLGLWLGVGCGQPAVEREEPVSLPSPLRGAQTRTRISGASQTLTVRSDGTVWAVGDNTSGQLGDGTTSNRTSPVRVYGVLGAVAVAAGGQHSLALRSDGLVWAWGSNSFGQLGDGSTSNRTQAMPVEGLGNVVAVAAGNLHSLALRSDGTVWAWGYNSSGQLGDGSTSNRTLPAQVQGLSGVVAVAAGHHHSLAVRSDGTVWAWGLNDSGQLGDGSTSNRTLPVQVPGVSGVVAVAASYSHSLAVLSSGAVLAWGYNSTGQLGDGSTSSRTSPVLVQGLTGVESVAAGTGFSLALRSDGTLWAWGYNLFGQLGDGSTSNRTSPVRVQGVNDAVAVAAGRYHSLALRSDGTSWGWGYNYSGQLGNGSTSHRALPVQMQGVSGGVTVAAGASHSLALRPDGTVWAWGINDSGQLGNGTLGHSALPVRVQGLSGGVSVAAGSHHSLVVRSDGTVWAWGLNPFGQLGDGTTITRTSPVQVQGLSGVVAVAAGLSYSLAVRSDGTVWAWGSNIFGQLGNGTTNDSAWPVRVQGLSEVVAVTAGSYHSLAVRADGTVWAWGFNYDGQLGNGTTSNSTLPVRVQGLSGVVSVAAAYTYSLAVRADGTVWTWGWGYDSSGQNTVPVRVQGLNGVVVAVAAGSTHALAVLSSGAVLAWGVNSDGQLGNGTTSASSLPVKVSATNTGVAVAAGFHHSLMVRSDGTVWAWGQNGHGQLGDGTTLNRSLPVRAQ, encoded by the coding sequence ATGCAGAGCAGTCCTCGAGATTGGCTGAGCAGGATGTTGGGCGTATGGCTTGGGCTGTGGTTGGGGGTGGGCTGCGGACAGCCCGCCGTCGAGAGAGAAGAGCCGGTATCGCTTCCCTCCCCTCTCCGGGGTGCGCAGACGAGAACCCGTATCTCCGGCGCCTCCCAAACACTGACGGTGCGCTCGGATGGCACGGTGTGGGCCGTGGGAGACAACACCTCCGGCCAGTTGGGAGATGGCACCACGAGCAACCGCACGTCGCCCGTGCGGGTGTATGGGGTGCTCGGAGCGGTGGCCGTGGCCGCGGGCGGCCAACACTCGCTGGCGCTGCGCTCGGATGGCCTGGTGTGGGCCTGGGGTTCCAATTCCTTCGGCCAGTTGGGGGATGGCTCCACGAGCAACCGCACACAAGCGATGCCCGTAGAAGGATTGGGCAATGTGGTGGCGGTGGCCGCGGGCAACCTACACTCACTGGCGCTGCGCTCGGACGGCACGGTGTGGGCCTGGGGCTACAACTCCTCCGGACAGTTGGGGGATGGCTCCACGAGCAACCGCACGTTGCCGGCGCAGGTCCAGGGACTGAGCGGGGTGGTGGCCGTGGCCGCGGGCCACCACCACTCCCTGGCGGTGCGCTCGGACGGCACGGTGTGGGCCTGGGGCCTCAACGACTCCGGCCAGTTGGGGGATGGCTCCACGAGTAACCGCACGCTGCCCGTGCAGGTGCCAGGAGTGAGCGGAGTGGTGGCCGTGGCCGCCAGCTACTCCCACTCGCTGGCGGTGCTCTCGAGTGGCGCGGTGTTGGCCTGGGGCTACAACTCCACCGGCCAGTTGGGGGATGGCTCCACGAGCAGCCGCACGTCGCCGGTGCTGGTCCAGGGGCTGACCGGGGTGGAGTCCGTGGCCGCGGGCACGGGCTTCTCGCTGGCGCTGCGCTCGGACGGCACGTTGTGGGCCTGGGGCTACAACCTCTTCGGCCAGTTGGGGGATGGCTCCACGAGCAACCGCACGTCGCCGGTGCGGGTGCAAGGAGTGAACGACGCGGTGGCCGTGGCCGCGGGCAGATACCACTCCCTGGCGTTGCGCTCGGACGGTACCTCGTGGGGCTGGGGCTACAACTACTCCGGCCAATTGGGGAATGGCTCCACGAGCCACCGTGCGTTGCCGGTACAGATGCAAGGCGTGAGCGGAGGAGTGACCGTGGCCGCGGGCGCCAGCCACTCGCTGGCACTGCGCCCGGACGGCACGGTGTGGGCCTGGGGCATCAACGACTCCGGTCAGTTGGGCAATGGCACCCTGGGCCACAGCGCGTTGCCGGTGCGCGTGCAAGGATTGAGCGGAGGGGTGTCCGTGGCCGCGGGTAGCCACCACTCCCTGGTGGTGCGCTCGGACGGCACGGTGTGGGCCTGGGGTCTCAACCCCTTCGGCCAGTTGGGAGATGGCACCACGATCACCCGTACATCGCCGGTACAAGTGCAGGGATTGAGCGGCGTGGTGGCCGTGGCCGCGGGCCTCTCCTACTCGCTGGCGGTGCGCTCGGACGGCACGGTGTGGGCCTGGGGCTCCAACATCTTCGGCCAGTTGGGCAATGGCACCACGAACGACAGCGCCTGGCCGGTGCGGGTGCAAGGGTTGAGCGAGGTCGTGGCCGTAACCGCGGGCTCCTACCACTCGCTGGCGGTGCGCGCGGACGGCACGGTGTGGGCCTGGGGCTTCAACTACGACGGCCAGTTGGGCAATGGCACCACGAGCAACAGCACGTTGCCGGTGCGAGTGCAGGGATTGAGCGGCGTGGTATCCGTGGCCGCGGCCTACACCTACTCGCTGGCGGTGCGAGCGGATGGCACGGTGTGGACCTGGGGCTGGGGCTACGACAGCTCTGGCCAGAACACGGTGCCGGTGCGGGTGCAGGGGTTGAACGGAGTGGTGGTGGCCGTGGCCGCGGGCTCCACCCACGCGCTGGCGGTGCTCTCGAGTGGCGCGGTGCTGGCCTGGGGCGTCAACTCCGACGGCCAGTTGGGCAATGGCACCACGAGCGCCAGCTCGCTGCCCGTGAAGGTGTCAGCGACCAACACGGGGGTGGCCGTGGCCGCGGGCTTCCACCACTCGCTGATGGTGCGCTCGGACGGCACGGTGTGGGCCTGGGGTCAGAACGGCCACGGCCAACTGGGGGATGGCACCACGCTCAACCGCTCGCTGCCGGTGCGGGCGCAATGA
- a CDS encoding PH domain-containing protein — protein sequence MFGKLAADALGLSDIGSVIAPADYDKVDADDYVMHEDQEKIYFLIKSKSDEYCFTNKALIHLDGTSAASKKRMLHRYNYGSHPVSKVLLETAGTIDMDVEIKFQLGAKSFSIDVHKKQLEQVKDLYKALFRISELMLENELALGHAKASIELASTTLGRGQAGTAPLVETFKELNQAAFSWLLGAQQKYWVKDFGSVFERYIKA from the coding sequence ATGTTCGGAAAACTCGCGGCTGACGCCCTCGGGCTCAGCGACATCGGCTCGGTCATCGCTCCGGCGGACTATGACAAGGTGGACGCCGACGACTACGTGATGCACGAGGACCAGGAGAAGATCTACTTCCTGATCAAGTCCAAGTCCGACGAGTACTGCTTCACCAACAAGGCGCTCATCCACCTGGACGGAACCAGCGCCGCCAGCAAGAAGCGCATGCTGCACCGCTACAACTATGGCTCTCACCCGGTGTCGAAAGTGCTGCTCGAGACCGCGGGCACCATCGACATGGATGTGGAGATCAAATTCCAGCTCGGCGCGAAGAGCTTCTCGATCGACGTCCACAAGAAGCAGCTCGAGCAGGTGAAGGACCTCTACAAGGCGCTGTTCCGCATCTCCGAGCTGATGCTCGAGAATGAACTGGCGCTCGGTCACGCCAAGGCCAGCATCGAGCTCGCCTCCACCACCCTGGGCCGGGGCCAGGCGGGCACCGCGCCCCTCGTGGAGACCTTCAAGGAACTCAACCAGGCCGCCTTCTCATGGCTGCTCGGCGCTCAGCAGAAGTACTGGGTGAAGGACTTCGGCTCCGTGTTCGAGCGGTACATCAAGGCCTGA
- a CDS encoding discoidin domain-containing protein — MALLGAMLSPLVAQAQTGPNLALNKTAYASSTEVGTPAEAVDGSLATRWGSNFTANEWFYVDLGQSTAISQVVINWEAAYAKDYKIQGSTNATAWTDLSSVTNSDGGVDTIAVSGSYRYVRMLGVTRALTGYGYSIYEFGVYGSGGGSPTGSDLAQGRPVTATSTENNAPGNGPGYAVDGDSGTRWSSAPGVDPQVIRVDLGSAQALGKVVLDWETASAKTYTIDGSSNDTSWTTLATVTDGAPGRREHTVSGTYRYVRVRGTSRTTIHGYSLWSFEVYAPGGGTTPPPQTGNQVINLNFPELAFARINLSPAPLSISPAPQEGDISSPGVRNPPGPFTYQLTYPANTTVTMSKNQFSPTQPNTDIRLAVVNSQGVTQRGQSVTALAVQGANWNVEIYSTGGSTDPRDRTIIPDPYKAPAPPAVTGAFRVSSPANGAMITNTRRPTLTWAAVSGATSYKVFVNITRDDYDWMAAGNLLDRYSEVGTATGTSFTLTQDLSDRWTYKWYVVATVGGSTSRSDIGNFSVYLPVVETAADGINLINGMRDLNKNGTIEPYEDWHLPIATRVNDLMGRMTKREKALQMFFDSKTTPNAGFMMGPLSPEDIVTFQRASALERLGIPIIDAGDSIHGYKTSWPTQPALAATRDPQRAWDMGDMQRREQLAVGSRGTLSPLAEVGTKVLYPRIQEGNGEDADLSAGLTRALIAGLQGGPEVNPHSIWVTTKHWPGQGAGGEGGITYDGTTIHYHMRPWHAAIEAGTSGIMPGYAGSWLLGPEGYGAGDNPGILNYLRQNLGYTGVICSDWLPSGAWVRSATAGSDVMGGATPTQMGNFENEVSEARINDAVRRILDLKFRLGIFEDPYRKGPAGTAEWHTATNKQLARQAAQESLTLLKNDGALPLRLPAGSRLVVAGPRADDPACMVTWRSDFHGTEFGDLTIYQAIKQRAERDGITVYKDAAPAGVTPNAAIVVVGESYFTHGTEWDKEKPYLPGDPIGPAHDAKWGDQYGVITRFKSAGIPTTTVMILPRPYVLTNVVPQSNALLMAYRPGDMGGLAVADLLFGDVLPRGKLPWQLPRSMSQIGTDNESNQLEKWDIPFDLGATDSERATIRQKIAAGEHILPVYGNPLFQYGAGLDGFGLSDSTAPTAFTLTAPANGAVITGARPTFTWNASSDPQTGIHRYEVVIDGIALTTTKTTSAPLEGTVFGNGQHSWYVRAYNWAGGVTSSPTFTFTLNDTTAPAAFSALVPAAGTSAPGATTTFIWEQSSDVGSGISRYVLQVDGADRTPAINPRPRVSPTTNLALGRNAYASSSEFGSGNDAVDGNPATRWSSRSDTASPDTESITVDLGAVYAIKRVVLNWEAAYGTQYVVETSLDGATNWKALYTESAGNGGIDDLTGLSGVGRYVRMRGVKRALPYGYSLWEFEVYGAGTEQTSLTGLAAGSHTWRVRAIDGAGNSTLSNGPLSFTK, encoded by the coding sequence GTGGCGCTGCTGGGCGCGATGCTCTCGCCCCTCGTCGCGCAGGCCCAGACGGGCCCGAACCTCGCGCTCAACAAGACCGCTTATGCCTCCTCGACGGAGGTCGGCACTCCGGCCGAGGCCGTGGATGGCAGCCTCGCCACGCGCTGGGGCAGCAACTTCACCGCCAACGAGTGGTTCTACGTCGACCTGGGACAGAGCACGGCCATCTCCCAGGTGGTGATCAACTGGGAAGCGGCCTACGCCAAGGACTACAAGATCCAGGGCTCCACCAACGCCACGGCCTGGACGGACCTGAGCTCCGTCACCAACTCGGATGGCGGCGTGGACACCATCGCGGTGTCGGGCTCCTACCGCTACGTGCGCATGCTCGGCGTGACGCGCGCCCTGACTGGCTACGGCTATTCCATCTATGAGTTCGGGGTCTATGGCAGCGGCGGCGGCTCGCCGACGGGCTCGGACCTCGCCCAGGGCCGGCCGGTCACCGCCACGAGCACGGAGAACAACGCCCCGGGCAATGGGCCCGGGTACGCCGTGGATGGCGACTCCGGCACCCGTTGGTCCTCCGCCCCGGGCGTGGATCCCCAGGTGATTCGCGTGGACCTGGGCTCGGCCCAGGCGCTGGGCAAGGTGGTGCTCGACTGGGAGACCGCCTCCGCCAAGACGTACACCATCGACGGCTCCTCCAACGACACCTCCTGGACGACGCTCGCCACCGTGACGGACGGCGCGCCGGGCCGCCGGGAGCACACCGTGTCGGGCACCTACCGCTACGTGCGTGTGCGCGGCACCTCGCGCACCACCATCCACGGCTACTCGCTCTGGTCCTTCGAGGTCTACGCTCCGGGTGGGGGCACCACGCCGCCTCCCCAGACGGGCAACCAGGTCATCAACCTGAACTTCCCCGAGCTCGCGTTCGCGCGCATCAACCTGTCGCCCGCGCCCCTGAGCATCTCGCCGGCGCCCCAGGAGGGTGACATCAGCTCGCCCGGCGTGCGCAACCCCCCGGGCCCCTTCACCTACCAGCTCACCTATCCGGCCAACACCACGGTGACGATGTCCAAGAACCAGTTCTCCCCCACCCAGCCCAACACGGACATCCGTCTGGCGGTGGTGAACTCCCAGGGCGTCACCCAGCGCGGCCAGAGCGTCACGGCGCTCGCGGTGCAGGGTGCCAACTGGAACGTGGAGATCTACTCCACGGGCGGCTCCACGGATCCGCGCGACCGCACCATCATCCCGGACCCCTACAAGGCTCCGGCGCCCCCGGCGGTGACGGGCGCGTTCCGCGTGTCCTCGCCCGCCAACGGCGCGATGATCACCAACACCCGCCGGCCCACGCTCACCTGGGCAGCCGTGTCGGGCGCCACCAGCTACAAGGTCTTCGTCAACATCACCCGGGATGACTACGACTGGATGGCGGCGGGCAACCTGCTGGACCGCTACTCCGAGGTCGGCACCGCCACGGGCACCTCCTTCACCCTGACCCAGGACCTGTCGGATCGCTGGACGTACAAGTGGTACGTCGTGGCGACCGTGGGCGGGAGCACCAGCCGCTCGGACATCGGCAACTTCAGCGTGTACCTGCCGGTGGTGGAGACGGCCGCCGACGGCATCAACCTCATCAATGGCATGCGCGACCTCAACAAGAACGGCACCATCGAGCCGTACGAGGACTGGCACCTGCCCATCGCCACGCGCGTCAACGACTTGATGGGCCGCATGACGAAGCGCGAGAAGGCGCTGCAGATGTTCTTCGACTCCAAGACGACGCCCAACGCGGGCTTCATGATGGGCCCCCTGAGCCCCGAGGACATCGTGACCTTCCAGCGCGCCTCCGCCCTGGAGCGGCTGGGCATCCCCATCATCGACGCGGGTGACTCCATCCACGGCTACAAGACGAGCTGGCCCACGCAGCCCGCGCTCGCCGCCACGCGGGATCCGCAGCGCGCCTGGGACATGGGTGACATGCAGCGCCGCGAGCAGCTCGCGGTGGGCAGCCGCGGCACCCTGTCTCCGCTCGCCGAGGTGGGCACCAAGGTGCTCTACCCCCGCATCCAGGAAGGCAATGGCGAGGACGCGGACCTGTCCGCTGGCCTCACGCGCGCCCTCATCGCCGGCCTGCAGGGCGGCCCCGAGGTGAACCCGCACTCCATCTGGGTCACCACCAAGCACTGGCCGGGCCAGGGCGCGGGAGGCGAGGGCGGCATCACCTACGACGGCACCACCATCCACTACCACATGCGTCCGTGGCACGCGGCCATCGAGGCCGGCACCAGCGGCATCATGCCGGGCTACGCGGGCAGCTGGCTGCTGGGCCCCGAGGGCTACGGCGCCGGTGACAACCCGGGCATCCTCAACTACCTGCGCCAGAACCTGGGCTACACGGGCGTCATCTGCTCGGACTGGCTGCCCTCGGGCGCCTGGGTGCGCTCGGCCACGGCGGGCTCGGACGTGATGGGCGGCGCCACGCCCACGCAGATGGGCAACTTCGAGAACGAGGTGAGCGAGGCGCGCATCAACGACGCCGTGCGCCGCATCCTGGACCTCAAGTTCCGGCTCGGCATCTTCGAGGACCCGTACCGCAAGGGCCCCGCGGGCACCGCCGAGTGGCACACCGCCACCAACAAGCAGCTCGCGCGTCAGGCCGCCCAGGAGTCCCTGACGCTGCTCAAGAACGACGGCGCCCTGCCGCTGCGCCTGCCCGCGGGCTCCAGGCTCGTCGTCGCGGGTCCCCGCGCGGATGATCCGGCGTGCATGGTGACGTGGCGTTCGGACTTCCACGGCACCGAGTTCGGCGACCTGACCATCTACCAGGCCATCAAGCAGCGCGCCGAGCGCGACGGCATCACCGTGTACAAGGACGCGGCCCCCGCGGGCGTGACGCCCAACGCGGCCATCGTGGTGGTGGGCGAGAGCTACTTCACCCACGGCACCGAGTGGGACAAGGAGAAGCCCTACCTGCCGGGCGACCCCATCGGTCCCGCGCACGACGCCAAGTGGGGAGACCAGTACGGCGTCATCACCCGCTTCAAGTCCGCGGGCATTCCCACGACGACGGTGATGATCCTCCCGCGCCCCTACGTGCTCACCAACGTGGTGCCGCAGAGCAACGCGCTGCTCATGGCCTACCGTCCCGGAGACATGGGCGGCCTGGCGGTGGCGGACCTGCTCTTCGGCGACGTGCTGCCGCGCGGCAAGCTGCCCTGGCAGCTGCCCCGGAGCATGAGCCAGATCGGCACCGACAACGAGAGCAACCAGCTGGAGAAGTGGGACATCCCCTTCGACCTGGGTGCCACGGACTCCGAGCGCGCCACCATCCGCCAGAAGATCGCCGCGGGTGAGCACATCCTGCCCGTCTACGGCAACCCGCTCTTCCAGTACGGCGCGGGCCTGGATGGCTTCGGTCTCAGCGACTCCACGGCGCCCACGGCCTTCACCCTCACGGCGCCCGCCAACGGCGCGGTCATCACCGGCGCGCGGCCCACGTTCACCTGGAACGCGAGCTCGGATCCCCAGACGGGCATCCACCGCTATGAGGTCGTCATCGACGGCATCGCGCTGACGACGACGAAGACGACCAGCGCGCCGCTCGAGGGCACGGTGTTCGGCAATGGCCAGCACTCCTGGTACGTGAGGGCCTACAACTGGGCCGGCGGCGTCACGTCCTCGCCCACGTTCACCTTCACCCTCAATGACACCACGGCTCCGGCGGCCTTCTCCGCGCTCGTGCCGGCGGCGGGCACCTCGGCGCCGGGCGCCACGACCACGTTCATCTGGGAGCAGTCCTCGGACGTGGGCAGCGGCATCTCCCGCTACGTGCTGCAGGTGGACGGGGCGGACCGCACGCCCGCCATCAACCCGAGGCCCCGGGTGAGCCCCACCACCAACCTGGCGCTCGGCCGCAACGCCTACGCCTCGTCGTCGGAGTTCGGCTCGGGCAACGACGCGGTGGACGGCAACCCGGCCACCCGGTGGTCCAGCCGCTCGGACACCGCCAGCCCCGACACCGAGTCCATCACCGTGGACCTGGGCGCCGTCTACGCCATCAAGCGCGTGGTGCTCAATTGGGAGGCCGCGTACGGCACGCAGTACGTCGTGGAGACGTCGCTCGACGGCGCGACGAACTGGAAGGCGCTGTACACGGAGAGCGCGGGCAACGGCGGCATCGATGACCTCACGGGCCTGAGCGGCGTGGGGCGCTACGTGCGGATGCGCGGCGTGAAGCGTGCCCTGCCGTATGGCTACTCGCTGTGGGAGTTCGAGGTGTACGGCGCGGGCACGGAGCAGACGAGCCTCACCGGGCTCGCGGCGGGCAGCCACACCTGGCGCGTCCGGGCCATCGACGGCGCGGGGAACTCCACGCTGTCCAACGGCCCCCTGTCCTTCACGAAGTAG
- a CDS encoding DUF2059 domain-containing protein has product MAPSASVSPLSEKERKVRRLMALTGAEASGRMMFELMADHFQRSAELPPGFVEKFREVAARESLVDQLVPIYMKHLSEEDVDAAIAFHESASGRRFLAAQPQVMQEAKEVGEEWGVRLAQKALQALEEERDEEESGVQRL; this is encoded by the coding sequence ATGGCGCCTTCCGCGAGTGTTTCACCCCTGTCCGAGAAGGAGCGCAAGGTGCGCCGGCTGATGGCGCTCACGGGCGCGGAGGCCTCGGGGCGGATGATGTTCGAGTTGATGGCGGACCATTTCCAGCGCTCGGCGGAGTTGCCTCCGGGCTTCGTGGAGAAGTTCCGCGAGGTGGCGGCGCGCGAGTCGCTGGTGGATCAACTGGTGCCCATCTACATGAAGCACCTGTCCGAGGAGGACGTGGACGCGGCCATCGCCTTCCACGAGTCCGCGTCCGGCAGGCGCTTCCTCGCGGCGCAGCCCCAGGTGATGCAGGAGGCGAAGGAAGTGGGCGAGGAGTGGGGCGTGCGGCTCGCGCAGAAGGCCCTCCAGGCGCTCGAGGAGGAGCGGGACGAGGAGGAGTCCGGCGTGCAGCGGCTGTAG
- a CDS encoding carbohydrate-binding protein: protein MSRSGSRWLRLGWLCGALGVVGCSEPGVMGAADVQGEEAVCQEPASLAASLTIGGQAFSLTWEDDFGGALNGGQTKSYLNTTYWTKENLGVNYEQQAYTNRECANPSNANNWNYCVENGKLTLRARQEPLDCVVWQTCTSSSQCNNGGTCASTGYCLNDRNKNGVWDHEECAPFTGIANAPANDTKYTSGRISSDEKVEYRYGYVEFRARMPFAELPAGATPPNGMWPAIWMLGANGAIANGGREDSAGWPMTGEIDIMEYTQIKENKALYPENKAMGYNVLWREIPEAGELAARAGGWEPNACSSWPNNGDVKCSGNLNGARATWDGKTIDYHQWHTWGFLWDENGFKIYIDNLPQNGGTPVGSFAIGDGATEFRQPMYLILNNAVGGELGCLGWSNRACTSSAQCANNSACVSGKCQETPASCVNIDWANHGDKAKLEVDYVRWYHRDAGYAQAPAAACQDGNGDGKPDNLIRNCGFNEDYTYHRSDLFFDGGAGLTEIINEGGTRGYVQWVRIDNNGWQNHSVQVRQEGLPLTAGTQYKWKVDLKSSVARTVPIKIALTKDPWTTIASFNCNVGTTWTTCSPPNFTASATGTYKFEIDLGTTSGTTFNGSQVYIDNMYLGTTANACQPECTGKQCGSDGCGGSCGTCRSGTACAAWGQCTANGGGTTPPTDPPPTGGTPVRLEAEAGTQTGCFAEAGGDSGGKVVAFEGGDSICWSNVNLTGLKTATAHVGAPYAGGQAQVKFNNTVIGTLNLSTATGGWSSPSLKDISTSFTSTGTGTLCLVGVTHPNGWIFSVDYLDLK, encoded by the coding sequence ATGAGTCGAAGCGGAAGTCGATGGCTGCGGTTGGGATGGCTCTGCGGAGCGCTCGGGGTGGTGGGCTGTAGCGAGCCCGGAGTGATGGGCGCGGCGGACGTCCAGGGGGAAGAGGCCGTGTGCCAGGAGCCGGCGTCGCTCGCGGCGTCGCTCACGATCGGCGGTCAGGCCTTCTCCCTGACGTGGGAGGACGACTTCGGCGGGGCGCTCAATGGCGGCCAGACCAAGAGCTACCTCAACACGACGTACTGGACGAAGGAGAACCTGGGCGTCAACTACGAGCAGCAGGCGTACACCAACCGTGAGTGCGCCAACCCCAGCAATGCCAACAACTGGAACTACTGCGTCGAGAACGGCAAGCTGACCCTGCGCGCGCGGCAGGAGCCGCTGGATTGCGTGGTCTGGCAGACGTGCACGAGCAGCAGCCAGTGCAACAACGGCGGCACGTGCGCGAGCACGGGCTACTGTCTGAACGATCGCAACAAGAACGGTGTCTGGGATCACGAGGAGTGCGCGCCCTTCACGGGCATCGCGAACGCTCCGGCCAACGACACCAAGTACACCTCGGGCCGCATCAGCAGCGACGAGAAGGTGGAGTACCGCTACGGCTATGTGGAGTTCCGCGCGCGCATGCCCTTCGCGGAGCTGCCCGCCGGGGCGACGCCGCCCAACGGCATGTGGCCGGCCATCTGGATGCTGGGCGCCAACGGCGCCATCGCCAATGGTGGACGCGAGGACAGCGCTGGCTGGCCCATGACGGGCGAGATCGACATCATGGAGTACACGCAGATCAAGGAGAACAAGGCGCTCTACCCGGAGAACAAGGCCATGGGCTACAACGTCCTGTGGCGCGAGATTCCCGAGGCGGGCGAGCTGGCGGCCAGGGCGGGTGGCTGGGAGCCCAACGCGTGCAGCTCGTGGCCGAACAACGGCGACGTCAAGTGCAGCGGGAACCTCAATGGCGCGCGCGCCACGTGGGACGGCAAGACGATTGACTACCACCAGTGGCACACGTGGGGCTTTCTCTGGGATGAGAATGGCTTCAAGATCTACATCGACAACCTGCCGCAGAACGGCGGCACGCCCGTGGGCTCGTTCGCCATTGGCGATGGCGCGACCGAGTTCCGCCAGCCCATGTACCTCATCCTCAACAACGCGGTGGGTGGTGAGCTGGGCTGTCTGGGTTGGAGCAACCGTGCCTGCACCTCCAGCGCGCAGTGCGCCAACAACTCCGCGTGCGTGAGCGGCAAGTGCCAGGAGACGCCCGCCTCGTGCGTCAACATCGACTGGGCGAACCACGGGGACAAGGCCAAGCTCGAGGTGGACTACGTGCGCTGGTACCACCGGGACGCGGGCTACGCGCAGGCGCCCGCGGCCGCGTGCCAGGATGGCAATGGCGACGGCAAGCCGGACAACCTCATCCGCAACTGTGGCTTCAACGAGGACTACACCTACCACCGCAGTGACTTGTTCTTCGACGGTGGCGCGGGCCTCACGGAGATCATCAACGAGGGTGGCACGCGCGGCTACGTGCAGTGGGTGCGCATCGACAACAACGGCTGGCAGAACCACAGCGTCCAGGTGCGTCAGGAAGGCCTGCCGCTGACCGCGGGCACCCAGTACAAGTGGAAGGTGGACCTCAAGTCGAGCGTGGCCCGCACGGTGCCCATCAAGATCGCCCTGACCAAGGATCCCTGGACCACGATCGCTTCCTTCAACTGCAACGTGGGCACCACGTGGACCACGTGCTCGCCGCCGAACTTCACCGCGAGCGCCACGGGCACCTACAAGTTCGAGATCGACCTGGGCACCACGAGCGGCACCACGTTCAACGGCTCCCAGGTGTACATCGACAACATGTACCTGGGCACGACGGCCAACGCCTGCCAGCCGGAGTGCACGGGCAAGCAGTGCGGCTCGGATGGCTGCGGTGGCTCCTGCGGCACCTGCCGCTCGGGGACGGCCTGCGCCGCCTGGGGCCAGTGCACCGCGAACGGCGGCGGCACGACGCCCCCCACGGATCCTCCTCCCACGGGCGGCACGCCCGTGCGTCTGGAGGCGGAGGCGGGCACGCAGACCGGTTGCTTCGCCGAGGCCGGTGGCGACAGCGGGGGCAAGGTCGTCGCCTTCGAGGGCGGTGACTCCATCTGCTGGAGCAACGTCAACCTGACGGGCCTCAAGACGGCCACCGCGCACGTGGGCGCTCCCTACGCCGGTGGACAAGCCCAGGTGAAGTTCAACAACACGGTGATTGGCACGTTGAACCTGAGCACGGCGACGGGTGGCTGGAGCAGCCCGAGCCTCAAGGACATCTCCACCTCCTTCACCAGCACGGGCACCGGCACGCTCTGCCTGGTGGGCGTCACCCACCCGAACGGCTGGATCTTCTCGGTGGATTATCTCGACCTGAAGTAG
- a CDS encoding pilus assembly protein N-terminal domain-containing protein, with protein MNVKNSLGVLAVLAVVGGSEVSARAPAKADKKTAAEAREETITLKPKEERDLRVVGLTRVAVGDPDIADIQAMGDDVLRVTAGKPGQTKLTVWTSDGARRSYLIVTEK; from the coding sequence ATGAACGTGAAGAACTCCCTGGGTGTGCTCGCTGTCCTGGCGGTGGTGGGTGGCTCGGAGGTGAGCGCGCGGGCCCCCGCGAAGGCCGACAAGAAGACCGCGGCGGAGGCGCGGGAGGAGACGATCACCCTCAAGCCCAAGGAGGAGCGGGACTTGCGAGTCGTGGGGCTGACGCGCGTGGCGGTAGGGGACCCGGACATCGCGGACATTCAGGCCATGGGCGATGACGTCCTTCGCGTCACCGCGGGCAAGCCGGGCCAGACGAAGCTGACGGTGTGGACGTCGGACGGCGCGCGCCGGAGCTATCTCATCGTCACCGAGAAGTGA